A genomic region of Candidatus Cloacimonadota bacterium contains the following coding sequences:
- a CDS encoding ABC transporter permease, protein MKTFFKVFSRELGIIFKDHSIILTVLIAPILYAFFLGSIYLYKDADQISFAVVDMDRTLTTRELYRFMDATQKIKMIGTLGSYEEGVDHLYKMDINGFIYFPKGFEDDLKSLAGADVKLYLNTTRFMPSNDLNNAVQEILLMYGAGVRLRYFEAKGMTQKTAIELVEPLSAEVHPIYNTTNCYGNFLLPGLFLLILQQTLLIGFGESIAKENEKNKFSALFAAGKNNLLQMLSGKSGFYFLLYVAYFLFFFAVVFHAFEIPITGNLLAVAVMCMLFLFSVLFYTLFVASFFHSQKRYMEIIAFTSYPLFLICGYSWPISTMPLPIKWLSHTIPTTPFFNGFIKLSVMGGGWLSVRGYALHLVILSIVSFIAMMWRWRYLESRS, encoded by the coding sequence ATGAAAACTTTCTTCAAAGTCTTTTCACGCGAACTCGGTATTATTTTCAAGGATCATAGTATCATACTAACAGTACTTATTGCGCCCATTCTCTATGCTTTCTTCCTCGGTTCGATCTATCTGTATAAAGATGCAGACCAGATCAGTTTTGCCGTTGTTGATATGGATAGAACGCTGACCACCCGGGAACTCTACCGGTTCATGGATGCCACTCAGAAGATCAAAATGATCGGCACATTGGGCAGTTACGAGGAGGGGGTCGATCACCTTTATAAGATGGACATCAATGGATTCATTTATTTTCCAAAAGGGTTTGAGGATGACCTAAAATCTCTCGCTGGTGCGGATGTAAAACTCTATCTGAACACAACCCGCTTCATGCCCTCGAACGATCTGAATAATGCTGTTCAGGAGATACTTCTAATGTATGGAGCTGGAGTTCGTTTGCGTTACTTTGAAGCAAAAGGCATGACCCAGAAGACTGCAATTGAACTGGTTGAACCTCTTTCCGCAGAAGTGCATCCCATCTATAATACCACGAATTGTTATGGAAACTTCCTCCTCCCTGGCTTGTTCCTTCTCATCCTCCAACAGACACTTCTGATCGGCTTCGGTGAAAGCATTGCAAAAGAGAATGAGAAAAATAAATTTTCTGCGCTCTTTGCCGCTGGCAAGAACAACCTGCTGCAGATGCTTTCCGGCAAAAGTGGGTTTTATTTTCTTTTATATGTGGCTTATTTTCTGTTCTTTTTCGCAGTCGTTTTTCATGCCTTTGAAATCCCGATAACGGGCAACCTGCTTGCTGTGGCTGTGATGTGCATGCTCTTTTTGTTCTCGGTTTTATTCTATACACTATTTGTTGCATCCTTCTTCCATAGCCAGAAAAGGTATATGGAAATTATCGCATTCACCTCTTATCCTCTGTTTTTAATATGTGGCTACTCCTGGCCAATCTCGACCATGCCCCTTCCCATTAAATGGCTCTCTCATACGATCCCTACTACACCATTTTTTAATGGATTTATTAAACTCAGCGTAATGGGGGGAGGGTGGCTTTCTGTTAGAGGTTATGCATTGCATTTGGTGATTTTATCGATTGTTTCCTTTATTGCGATGATGTGGAGATGGAGATATTTGGAATCTCGTTCATAA
- a CDS encoding ABC transporter permease: MREIDRIIHRKSTRNLLLFVPVCVFFLLSFIYVKGILHDIPVAVYDKDNTELSRTIVRFIEASPETKIVRYLNSTDNIKQIFLENHNIEAIYEIPKGLSNDILSGKSTKIGVYTNSSNIIFGNTIYKEAEDVVNTINAGILIEAFVKKGMTKEQAMNLALPIRVDVKPLFNPNYNYLYYLVPGLMTVLLQMIIFFVSTRAINSEFNENTFTQLVSVAKGKITNILFGKAFAYLIMGLLILLFILGIVYPLFGIPISGSLIFILGFSSIFLCAVIFLGLMLSAIVKDEILALDIAFFYNSPAFVFSGFTFPIFAMPWFDKFYAQLIPYTHFLYGFFKLFQMNTPARYAQPEILVLLLFMLVGCMGSIIALRIRIKKFPKRMGS; this comes from the coding sequence AACAAGGAATCTGCTTCTCTTTGTTCCGGTTTGTGTGTTCTTTTTGCTCTCTTTCATCTATGTAAAAGGAATTTTGCACGACATCCCGGTTGCGGTTTATGATAAGGACAACACAGAACTTTCTCGAACAATCGTACGCTTTATCGAAGCTTCTCCCGAAACAAAGATCGTCCGTTATCTCAACTCAACAGACAACATAAAACAAATCTTTCTTGAAAATCACAATATCGAAGCAATATACGAAATCCCAAAAGGTCTCTCGAACGACATTCTGTCCGGCAAAAGTACCAAGATCGGGGTGTACACAAACTCCTCTAATATTATTTTTGGAAATACAATATATAAGGAAGCGGAAGATGTGGTGAACACGATCAATGCTGGCATCCTGATCGAAGCATTTGTAAAAAAGGGCATGACTAAAGAGCAGGCAATGAATCTTGCGCTGCCCATACGTGTGGATGTCAAGCCGCTTTTTAATCCGAATTATAATTATCTCTACTATCTCGTGCCCGGGCTTATGACCGTACTTCTGCAGATGATCATCTTTTTTGTGTCAACACGCGCAATCAATTCGGAGTTCAATGAGAACACCTTTACCCAGCTCGTTTCTGTGGCAAAAGGAAAAATCACGAACATCCTTTTCGGCAAGGCATTCGCTTATCTCATCATGGGATTGCTCATCCTGCTGTTCATCCTTGGTATTGTGTATCCGCTCTTTGGAATACCCATAAGCGGTAGTCTTATCTTCATCCTTGGATTTTCCTCGATCTTTCTCTGTGCGGTGATCTTTCTTGGCTTAATGCTTTCTGCAATTGTAAAAGACGAAATCCTCGCGCTGGATATTGCATTTTTCTATAATTCACCCGCATTTGTGTTCAGCGGCTTCACCTTTCCCATATTTGCAATGCCCTGGTTCGATAAATTTTATGCGCAACTCATTCCTTATACTCATTTCCTGTACGGCTTCTTCAAACTTTTCCAGATGAATACTCCAGCCCGGTATGCACAACCAGAAATACTCGTCTTGCTTCTCTTTATGCTTGTTGGTTGTATGGGAAGCATTATTGCGTTGCGAATTCGCATTAAGAAGTTCCCGAAACGGATGGGATCATGA